From a region of the Listeria monocytogenes ATCC 19117 genome:
- a CDS encoding ABC transporter ATP-binding protein: MSGPGPGGGMRMQTTAKPKNFKQTLFRLLGYMKPRSVAIIVVFIFAILSTIFNIFSPKELGKATTEIFKGVLSPAGIDNDKIFNILMIVLVLYLGSSLFSFIQQYVMSSVAQRTVYDMRKDLKAKMARLPLKYYDTRSNGDILSRSVNDMDNIANTLQQSLTQAITAIVQMIGVLIMMLTISWQMTLIVLVTVPISIILVAIIAGRSQRYFGAQQRNLGILNDTVEETYGGQTIIKAFGQEKKTLVKFDEVNEDYFKAAKKAQFISGIMMPVMQFVGNLGYVGVCVAGGIFVTNGTLQVGDIQSFTQYVQLFTQPISSVANIANIIQSTIASAERVFEMMDEEEEKDEIPANVNQVAGEEHSIVFDHVKFGYTPDKPLMTDLNIHVEEGQMVAIVGPTGAGKTTIINLLMRFYDVDGGQIRMKGIDTRDMTKDAVREKFGMVLQDTWLFNGTIADNIAYGREGATKEEVIGAAKAAYADDFIRRLPNGYDTVLNEEGSNISQGQKQLLTIARAILSDPSILILDEATSSVDTRTELNIQLAMGNLMEGRTSFVIAHRLSTIRDADLILVMNHGSVIEQGTHQELLDAKGFYADLYNSQFTGAQAV, translated from the coding sequence ATGAGTGGTCCAGGTCCAGGTGGTGGCATGAGAATGCAAACGACCGCCAAACCAAAGAACTTTAAACAAACACTATTCCGGCTTCTTGGCTATATGAAACCTCGTTCTGTCGCAATTATCGTCGTGTTTATCTTTGCGATTTTATCCACGATTTTTAACATTTTTAGCCCGAAAGAACTCGGGAAAGCAACAACGGAAATTTTTAAAGGTGTTTTGAGTCCGGCTGGGATTGATAACGATAAGATTTTCAATATATTAATGATTGTTTTAGTCTTATACCTTGGTAGTTCCTTATTTAGTTTCATTCAGCAATACGTCATGTCGAGTGTTGCGCAACGAACTGTTTATGATATGCGGAAAGATTTAAAGGCGAAAATGGCTCGCTTGCCGCTGAAATATTATGATACACGCTCAAATGGTGATATTCTAAGTCGTTCTGTTAATGATATGGATAATATCGCGAACACTTTGCAACAATCACTAACCCAAGCTATTACCGCGATTGTCCAAATGATTGGTGTTTTAATCATGATGCTAACAATAAGCTGGCAAATGACATTAATCGTTCTAGTGACAGTTCCAATCAGTATTATTTTAGTCGCCATTATTGCTGGTAGATCACAACGTTACTTCGGCGCACAACAACGTAATCTAGGTATTTTAAATGATACTGTAGAGGAAACTTACGGTGGCCAAACGATTATTAAAGCCTTTGGTCAAGAAAAGAAAACGTTAGTAAAATTTGATGAAGTAAATGAAGATTATTTCAAAGCAGCGAAAAAAGCGCAATTTATTTCCGGGATTATGATGCCGGTGATGCAATTTGTTGGTAACTTAGGCTATGTCGGTGTCTGTGTGGCCGGTGGTATTTTTGTTACTAATGGAACGCTTCAAGTGGGGGATATTCAATCATTTACGCAATATGTTCAATTATTTACGCAACCAATTTCAAGTGTGGCAAATATTGCTAACATCATTCAATCCACTATTGCTTCGGCGGAACGTGTATTTGAAATGATGGATGAAGAAGAAGAAAAAGACGAAATTCCAGCTAACGTTAATCAAGTTGCTGGCGAAGAACACAGCATTGTATTCGACCACGTGAAATTCGGTTACACTCCGGATAAACCTCTAATGACTGACTTAAATATTCATGTGGAAGAAGGCCAGATGGTAGCAATTGTTGGTCCGACTGGTGCTGGTAAAACAACCATTATCAACTTGCTGATGCGTTTCTATGACGTAGATGGTGGGCAGATCCGGATGAAAGGTATTGATACACGCGATATGACCAAAGATGCTGTCCGCGAAAAATTCGGAATGGTACTGCAAGATACTTGGTTATTTAACGGAACCATTGCCGACAATATCGCATACGGTCGTGAAGGCGCAACGAAAGAGGAAGTTATCGGAGCAGCAAAAGCAGCTTATGCAGATGATTTCATTCGCAGACTTCCAAATGGTTATGATACCGTCTTGAATGAAGAAGGTTCTAACATTTCGCAAGGTCAAAAACAATTACTAACGATTGCCCGTGCGATTTTATCTGATCCATCTATCTTGATTTTAGATGAAGCGACTTCTAGCGTAGATACTCGTACAGAATTAAACATTCAACTTGCGATGGGTAATTTGATGGAAGGGCGCACAAGCTTTGTGATTGCGCATAGACTTTCAACCATTCGTGATGCAGACTTAATTCTCGTGATGAATCACGGTAGTGTAATCGAACAAGGTACGCACCAAGAACTACTGGACGCAAAAGGCTTCTACGCTGACCTTTACAACAGTCAGTTCACAGGAGCTCAAGCCGTTTAA
- a CDS encoding MarR family winged helix-turn-helix transcriptional regulator: protein MGVKTLKPCTEQSELLYRMHLLSKEISHVFEQQTNMSFTKVEILFHIQQTPGQSQNRLREKLYIDSASITRHLKRMEAQGLIVRKKQDENKRYTYLFLTSAGEAELATLLLEKEKFQNGALEAFSEEEVSALLKSVTKMMNNVEKMEEK from the coding sequence ATGGGGGTGAAAACGCTGAAACCATGTACAGAACAATCTGAATTACTTTACCGGATGCACTTATTATCCAAGGAAATTAGCCATGTATTTGAACAACAAACGAATATGAGTTTTACGAAAGTAGAGATTCTATTTCATATTCAACAAACACCAGGTCAAAGTCAAAATCGACTACGAGAGAAGCTTTATATTGATTCGGCAAGTATTACCCGTCATTTGAAGCGAATGGAAGCGCAAGGGCTGATTGTTCGGAAAAAGCAAGATGAAAACAAACGCTATACGTATTTATTTTTAACATCAGCGGGTGAGGCGGAATTAGCCACTTTACTTTTGGAAAAAGAAAAATTTCAGAACGGGGCGCTAGAAGCCTTTTCAGAAGAAGAAGTTAGTGCGTTACTTAAATCAGTCACAAAAATGATGAATAATGTAGAGAAAATGGAGGAGAAGTAA
- a CDS encoding LapB repeat-containing protein, whose protein sequence is MRKMGVKIGLCVLLMMPFTISFSANVSAEEEISVKAAQDVVNIPDPVLKSYLNGLLGQSSTSDITEAQMDTITNVTISNSSLTDLTGLDYAHNLTILHLSNTGVTDYALVAKIPSLTNLSIAGDNLTNDSLPDLNNLSNITNLNLSPGKLDNNALTKFNKMSKLSYLNLDSNPSITNIMPLKSIPNLATLFVQFCGINDFRGIDTFPKLVSLSAYGQNVGRTVLINSSIKSSALNFDEANQTIFVPFTLMTERGVNFDGYLFPFTTNTSSASTYFTLNETKIDGSRLTIDDKGITVSGITKSYFDTITKMEYNALYNNPAGSYQTPPNFNNYSVSGGSYDHYFDIDHSLTITNDSAISYGEQTTVTEEQFLKDVHAETDDGTPVTSDFNTVVDFSKPGVYTVTLNAENAAGLKATPTQVTVTILAKPVITADKSISYTKDSTKTDQQFLQDISAKTSDGSKVTSDFDSVVDLAKVGTYKVTLNAVSADGLNADPVIVLVNVVEGNEPPTPPAPGPDPTPDPTPNPNNPNINPNPDNGQSANSENASNPSNSEVNAALPNTGDASQATTVLIGIIIAGVAILFFRQRKHS, encoded by the coding sequence ATGAGAAAAATGGGAGTCAAAATTGGCTTGTGCGTCCTTTTAATGATGCCATTTACTATATCATTTTCCGCGAATGTCTCAGCGGAAGAAGAAATTAGTGTAAAAGCCGCTCAAGATGTTGTCAACATTCCTGACCCAGTTTTGAAAAGTTATTTAAATGGACTCTTAGGACAATCAAGCACAAGTGATATTACTGAAGCTCAGATGGATACTATTACAAATGTCACTATTAGTAACAGTAGTTTAACTGATTTAACAGGTCTTGATTATGCACATAATTTAACAATTTTACATTTGTCTAATACAGGGGTAACAGATTATGCCTTAGTCGCAAAAATACCTAGCCTAACTAATCTTAGCATTGCCGGAGATAACTTAACAAATGATTCATTACCCGATTTGAATAATTTATCAAACATCACCAACTTAAATCTAAGTCCTGGTAAGCTCGACAATAATGCACTAACTAAATTTAATAAAATGTCCAAGTTAAGTTACTTAAATTTAGACAGTAATCCTTCTATTACTAACATCATGCCACTAAAATCCATTCCAAATTTAGCTACTTTATTTGTCCAGTTTTGTGGAATTAATGATTTCCGTGGAATTGATACTTTTCCTAAATTAGTGAGTTTATCGGCTTACGGACAAAACGTAGGTAGAACCGTTTTAATCAACAGCTCTATCAAAAGCTCTGCATTGAATTTTGATGAAGCAAACCAAACTATCTTTGTGCCGTTTACTTTAATGACTGAACGAGGAGTAAACTTTGATGGCTATTTGTTCCCTTTTACAACTAATACAAGTTCTGCTAGCACGTATTTCACTTTAAATGAGACCAAAATTGACGGTAGCCGTTTAACCATTGACGATAAAGGAATTACGGTAAGTGGAATTACCAAAAGTTATTTTGATACGATTACTAAAATGGAATACAATGCATTATACAATAACCCCGCCGGATCGTATCAAACTCCGCCAAATTTCAATAATTATTCCGTATCAGGGGGAAGCTACGACCACTATTTTGACATCGATCATTCACTAACCATTACAAATGATTCAGCAATAAGTTATGGGGAACAAACCACTGTTACAGAAGAACAATTTTTAAAAGATGTTCATGCTGAGACAGATGATGGAACGCCTGTTACTAGTGATTTTAATACGGTTGTAGACTTTAGTAAACCCGGTGTCTACACGGTGACATTAAATGCCGAAAATGCTGCTGGTTTAAAAGCAACACCAACACAAGTAACGGTGACCATACTTGCAAAACCAGTCATAACAGCAGATAAGAGCATTTCTTACACGAAAGATTCAACCAAGACAGACCAGCAATTTTTACAAGATATTTCAGCAAAAACAAGTGATGGTAGTAAGGTAACGAGTGATTTTGATAGCGTTGTTGATTTAGCCAAAGTCGGAACGTATAAAGTGACTTTAAATGCGGTAAGTGCAGATGGACTAAATGCTGACCCAGTTATTGTTTTAGTAAATGTGGTAGAGGGAAATGAACCTCCGACACCACCTGCTCCCGGCCCTGATCCCACACCAGATCCTACGCCAAATCCTAATAATCCAAATATCAATCCCAACCCAGATAATGGACAATCTGCGAACTCTGAAAACGCATCAAATCCGTCTAACTCAGAAGTAAATGCCGCTTTACCAAACACTGGCGACGCGAGTCAAGCAACTACTGTGTTAATTGGGATTATCATTGCCGGAGTAGCTATCCTCTTCTTCCGTCAAAGAAAACATAGCTAA
- a CDS encoding rhodanese-like domain-containing protein: MYQSITANDLEQDLKKASHNILDVRDADAFVEGHIPDAINIPINELPEKLASLDKEKPYTIICYAGGRSERASQFLAAEGFDVTNVMGGMGAFHGIVTK, translated from the coding sequence ATGTATCAATCCATTACTGCAAATGATTTAGAACAAGACTTAAAAAAAGCGTCACATAATATCTTAGATGTCAGAGATGCAGATGCTTTTGTTGAAGGACACATTCCGGACGCAATAAATATTCCAATTAATGAACTACCAGAAAAATTAGCTTCTCTTGATAAAGAGAAACCTTATACAATTATCTGTTATGCTGGAGGTCGTTCTGAGCGCGCGAGTCAATTTTTAGCTGCAGAAGGCTTTGACGTAACGAATGTAATGGGAGGTATGGGAGCCTTTCACGGTATAGTAACTAAATAA
- a CDS encoding FMN-dependent NADH-azoreductase: MTNVLFIKANGLPAERSVSVALYEIFLTEYKKSHPDDNVTELDLFEADLPYYDVTMMSGLHKEAAGETLSPEEKRLADIANSYLDQFLAADKIVMAFPLWNFSIPAQFLTYLFYLNQAGKTFKYTANGPVGLVADKKIALLNARGGIYSDGPMQSFEMSLSYVKNVLAHFGISEPEMVIVEGHNAKPDQAKDIISAGAKEAVELAKIF, encoded by the coding sequence ATGACAAACGTACTTTTCATCAAAGCAAATGGTTTACCTGCCGAACGCTCAGTCAGCGTGGCACTATATGAAATCTTTCTAACGGAATACAAAAAGTCCCATCCGGACGATAATGTAACAGAACTTGATTTATTTGAAGCGGATCTACCTTATTATGATGTAACAATGATGAGTGGATTACATAAAGAAGCAGCTGGAGAAACACTAAGCCCAGAAGAAAAACGCTTAGCTGATATTGCTAACAGCTACTTAGATCAATTTTTAGCTGCAGACAAAATCGTCATGGCGTTCCCACTTTGGAACTTCAGTATCCCAGCCCAATTTTTAACATACTTATTCTATTTAAATCAAGCTGGCAAAACATTTAAATACACTGCAAACGGCCCTGTAGGTTTAGTTGCTGATAAAAAAATTGCCCTGCTTAATGCTCGCGGTGGCATTTACTCTGACGGACCAATGCAAAGCTTCGAAATGTCCCTGAGCTATGTAAAAAATGTGTTAGCTCACTTCGGTATCTCTGAGCCAGAAATGGTTATCGTAGAAGGTCATAACGCAAAACCTGATCAAGCAAAAGACATTATCTCTGCAGGAGCAAAAGAAGCAGTAGAATTAGCTAAAATCTTTTAA
- a CDS encoding GNAT family N-acetyltransferase, with protein sequence MEIRELKNGQIMMIREATKEDSSNIITYLNEVAGETDYLSFGQGEFAFSIAEEAEYIEENDKNPGSVMLLCFIDDELASISQLMGHMKKRELHTSELAISIRKKYWGLGIGTICMGELIKYAKSSEYLKLIYLEAVSENKRAINLYKKFGFIEAGEIPALMQVDSRYLDVTMMYLVV encoded by the coding sequence ATGGAAATAAGAGAATTGAAGAATGGGCAAATAATGATGATTCGGGAAGCTACAAAAGAGGACTCTAGTAATATTATTACTTATTTAAATGAAGTAGCTGGTGAGACAGATTATTTATCATTTGGTCAAGGTGAGTTTGCGTTTAGTATAGCGGAAGAAGCTGAATACATAGAAGAAAATGATAAGAACCCAGGCTCTGTTATGTTGTTATGTTTTATTGATGATGAACTTGCGAGTATTTCTCAACTTATGGGGCATATGAAAAAGCGAGAATTACATACTTCTGAACTAGCTATTTCGATACGGAAGAAATATTGGGGTCTAGGTATTGGCACAATTTGCATGGGTGAATTAATAAAATACGCTAAAAGTAGCGAGTATTTAAAGCTTATCTATTTAGAAGCTGTATCAGAGAATAAACGCGCAATTAATTTGTACAAAAAATTTGGATTTATCGAAGCTGGTGAAATTCCAGCGTTAATGCAAGTGGACAGCCGTTATTTAGATGTAACCATGATGTATTTGGTTGTTTAG
- a CDS encoding NADP-dependent oxidoreductase — protein MKAVVIENYGGKEELKEKEVAMPKAGKNQVIVKEAATSINPIDWKLREGYLKQMMDWEFPIILGWDVAGVISEVGEGVTDWKVGDEVFARPETTRFGTYAEYTAVDDHLLAPLPEGISFDEAASIPLAGLTAWQALFDHAKLQKGEKVLIHAGAGGVGTLAIQLAKHAGAEVITTASAKNHELLKSLGADQVIDYKEVNFKDVLSDIDVVFDTMGGQIETDSYDVLKEGTGRLVSIVGISNEERAKEKNVTATGIWLQPNGEQLKELGKLLANKTVKPIVGATFPFSEKGVFDAHALSETHHAVGKIVISFNK, from the coding sequence ATGAAAGCAGTTGTAATTGAAAATTATGGTGGCAAAGAAGAATTAAAAGAAAAAGAAGTAGCTATGCCAAAAGCGGGTAAAAATCAAGTGATTGTCAAAGAAGCAGCGACATCAATTAACCCAATTGATTGGAAACTTCGTGAAGGATACTTAAAACAAATGATGGACTGGGAATTCCCGATTATTTTAGGATGGGATGTAGCGGGTGTTATTTCCGAAGTTGGAGAAGGCGTAACAGATTGGAAAGTCGGCGATGAAGTATTCGCACGCCCTGAGACAACGCGTTTTGGTACGTATGCTGAATATACAGCGGTAGATGATCACTTGCTTGCACCACTTCCAGAAGGAATTAGTTTTGACGAAGCAGCATCGATTCCACTTGCAGGCTTAACTGCTTGGCAAGCATTGTTCGATCACGCGAAATTACAAAAAGGTGAAAAAGTCTTGATTCATGCTGGTGCTGGTGGTGTTGGGACGTTGGCGATTCAGCTTGCCAAACATGCAGGAGCAGAAGTAATCACAACAGCTAGTGCGAAAAACCATGAATTACTAAAATCTCTTGGCGCAGACCAAGTCATTGATTATAAAGAAGTTAATTTTAAAGATGTTCTTTCTGATATTGATGTGGTGTTCGATACAATGGGTGGTCAAATCGAAACAGATAGTTATGACGTATTAAAAGAAGGCACAGGGCGTTTAGTTAGTATCGTCGGTATTTCAAATGAAGAACGTGCGAAAGAAAAAAATGTAACAGCAACTGGAATTTGGTTGCAACCAAACGGCGAACAGCTGAAAGAACTTGGCAAATTGCTTGCTAATAAAACGGTTAAACCAATCGTCGGCGCAACTTTCCCATTCTCTGAAAAAGGTGTTTTTGATGCACATGCATTAAGCGAAACGCACCACGCGGTTGGAAAAATAGTCATTTCATTTAATAAATAA